A region from the Lysobacter sp. BMK333-48F3 genome encodes:
- the sufT gene encoding putative Fe-S cluster assembly protein SufT, producing the protein MYSRSSEPVRFERDCAVVMVPQGEQVTLPAGSVGYITQALGGSYTVFVEGNLFRIHGRDADAIGKEPPEPLELPEGADDEAVERLVWQQLRTCFDPEIPINVVELGLVYEAAVKHRDDGQRTVEVRMTLTAPACGMGDILVDDVRSKLEMIPTVAEADVELVFDPPWNRNMMSEAARLETGML; encoded by the coding sequence ATGTACTCCCGCAGCAGCGAACCCGTCCGTTTCGAGCGCGATTGCGCCGTCGTCATGGTGCCCCAAGGCGAGCAGGTGACCCTGCCGGCCGGCAGCGTGGGCTATATCACCCAGGCCCTGGGCGGCAGCTACACGGTGTTCGTCGAAGGCAATCTGTTCCGCATCCACGGCCGCGACGCCGATGCGATCGGCAAGGAACCGCCGGAACCGCTGGAACTGCCCGAGGGCGCCGACGACGAAGCGGTCGAACGCCTGGTGTGGCAGCAGCTGCGCACCTGCTTCGACCCGGAGATCCCGATCAACGTGGTCGAGCTGGGCCTGGTCTACGAGGCGGCGGTGAAGCATCGCGACGACGGCCAGCGCACGGTCGAGGTGCGCATGACCCTGACCGCGCCGGCCTGCGGCATGGGCGACATTCTGGTCGACGACGTGCGCAGCAAACTGGAAATGATTCCGACCGTCGCCGAGGCCGATGTCGAGCTGGTGTTCGATCCGCCGTGGAATCGCAACATGATGTCCGAGGCCGCGCGCCTGGAAACCGGCATGCTCTGA
- a CDS encoding S8 family serine peptidase: MSNRITSAPSQVLRKRALVIATAAALSCAAWSASAAESAPLSAASEDVQDEFIVKYRDGSAQRASAAGLERSLSAASAGFSAKGKALGLKHLRRIATGSELIRAGRKLDRAEAAALMRQIAADPNVEYVEPNARMYPLATPNDTRYGEQWGYTDADAGINAPAAWDISTGTGVVVAVLDTGITSHSDLDGNVLPGYDFVSDATAARDGNGRDSNPADQGDWFNAGECGRNYNSPSSWHGTHVAGTVAAVTNNAKGVAGTAYNAKIVPVRVLAKCGGTLADIADAITWASGGSVSGVPANANPAEVINMSLGGGGSCSSTYQSAINGAVSRGTTVVVAAGNNNGNAANNQPASCSNVITVGAVDSAGARSVWSSSQKSNYGSVVDVAAPGSNILSTLNSGSTTPSTESYASYGGTSMATPHVAGVVALLQAKAATPKTPAEIETLLKNSVRAFPQTPDQPIGAGIVNAKAALDALGGGTTPGAQTYTNGTDYAINDNATTESPIAVSGRTGNAPSNASVSVTIYHTYRGDLKVDLVAPDGSVYNLLNYNSNDASDNVIATYTRDLSTEALNGTWKLRVNDNWVNDTGRIDSWSIKF; encoded by the coding sequence ATGTCCAATCGCATCACGTCCGCGCCTTCGCAGGTTTTGCGCAAGCGCGCGCTCGTCATCGCCACCGCCGCCGCGCTGTCCTGCGCGGCCTGGTCCGCGTCCGCCGCCGAATCCGCGCCGCTGTCCGCGGCGAGCGAAGACGTGCAGGACGAGTTCATCGTCAAATACCGCGACGGCAGCGCGCAACGCGCGAGCGCGGCCGGCCTGGAGCGTTCGCTGAGCGCCGCGTCGGCCGGATTCTCCGCCAAGGGCAAGGCGCTCGGCCTCAAGCATCTGCGCCGCATCGCCACCGGTTCGGAACTGATCCGCGCCGGGCGCAAGCTCGATCGCGCCGAAGCCGCGGCGCTGATGCGCCAGATCGCCGCCGATCCGAACGTCGAGTACGTCGAGCCGAACGCGCGCATGTACCCGCTGGCGACGCCGAACGACACCCGCTACGGCGAGCAGTGGGGCTACACCGACGCCGACGCCGGCATCAACGCGCCCGCCGCGTGGGACATCAGCACCGGCACCGGCGTGGTGGTGGCGGTGCTGGATACCGGCATCACCAGCCATAGCGACCTCGACGGCAACGTGCTGCCCGGCTACGACTTCGTCAGCGACGCCACCGCCGCGCGCGACGGCAACGGCCGCGATTCCAACCCGGCCGACCAGGGCGACTGGTTCAACGCCGGCGAGTGCGGCCGCAACTACAACAGCCCGTCGAGCTGGCACGGCACCCACGTCGCCGGCACCGTCGCGGCGGTGACCAACAACGCCAAGGGCGTCGCCGGCACCGCCTACAACGCCAAGATCGTGCCGGTGCGCGTGCTGGCCAAGTGCGGCGGCACCCTGGCCGACATCGCCGACGCGATCACCTGGGCTTCCGGCGGCAGCGTGTCCGGCGTGCCGGCCAACGCCAATCCGGCCGAGGTCATCAACATGAGCCTGGGCGGCGGCGGCAGCTGCAGCTCGACCTATCAGAGCGCGATCAACGGCGCGGTGTCGCGCGGCACCACCGTGGTCGTCGCCGCCGGCAACAACAACGGCAACGCCGCCAACAACCAGCCGGCCAGCTGCAGCAACGTGATCACGGTCGGCGCGGTCGACAGCGCCGGCGCGCGTTCGGTGTGGAGCAGCAGCCAGAAATCCAACTACGGCAGCGTCGTCGACGTCGCCGCGCCGGGCTCGAACATCCTGTCCACGCTCAACAGCGGCAGCACCACGCCGAGCACCGAGAGCTACGCCTCCTACGGCGGCACTTCGATGGCGACGCCGCACGTCGCCGGCGTGGTCGCGTTGCTGCAGGCCAAGGCGGCCACCCCGAAGACGCCGGCGGAAATCGAAACGCTGTTGAAGAACAGCGTGCGCGCGTTCCCGCAAACGCCCGATCAGCCGATCGGCGCGGGCATCGTCAATGCCAAGGCGGCGCTGGACGCGCTCGGCGGCGGCACGACCCCGGGCGCGCAGACCTACACCAACGGCACCGACTACGCGATCAACGACAACGCCACCACCGAAAGCCCGATCGCGGTGTCCGGCCGGACCGGCAACGCGCCGAGCAACGCTTCGGTGTCGGTGACGATCTACCACACCTACCGCGGCGATCTGAAGGTCGACCTGGTCGCGCCCGACGGCTCGGTCTACAACCTGCTCAACTACAACAGCAACGACGCCAGCGACAACGTCATCGCCACCTACACCCGCGATCTGTCGACCGAGGCCTTGAACGGCACCTGGAAACTGCGGGTCAACGACAACTGGGTCAACGACACCGGCCGGATCGACAGCTGGAGCATCAAGTTCTGA
- a CDS encoding S8 family serine peptidase — protein MSVRTRRSNRIHALAAATALVLGSTAAGSAFAAERINLAALANETQDEFIVKYRDGSAQRSSAASLQGALSTAATGFSGKGKALGLKHLRRTALGSDLVRAGRKLDRVEAEALMRQIAADPNVEYVEPNARMYPLGTPNDTRFGEQWGYTDADAGINATTAWDISTGTGVVVAVIDTGITSHSDLNANILPGYDFVSDATAARDGNGRDSNPADEGDWFNAGECGRTYDSPSSWHGTHVAGTVAAVTNNAKGVAGTAYNAKVVPVRVLAKCGGSLADIADAITWASGGSVSGVPANANPAEVINMSLGGSGTCGSTYQAAIDGAVSRGTTVVVAAGNNNGNASNARPANCNSVITVGAVDSAGARSVWSSTQKSNYGSVVDIAAPGSNILSTLNAGSTTPGAESYASYGGTSMATPHVAGVVALLQAASATPKTPAQIETILKNTARPFPQTPDQPIGVGIVNAKAALDSLGGGGTPGAQTYTNGTDYTINDNATVDSPIAVSGRTGNAPSNASVSVTIYHTYKGDLKVDLVAPDGSIYNLHNRTGSSTDNVIGTYTVNLSSEPLNGTWKLRVNDNAAQDTGRIDTWSVTF, from the coding sequence ATGTCCGTTCGTACCCGTCGTAGCAACCGCATTCACGCCCTGGCCGCCGCCACCGCCCTGGTGCTCGGCTCCACCGCCGCCGGCTCGGCGTTCGCCGCCGAACGCATCAACCTGGCCGCGCTGGCCAACGAGACCCAGGACGAATTCATCGTCAAGTACCGCGACGGCAGCGCCCAGCGCAGCAGCGCGGCGAGCCTGCAGGGCGCGTTGAGCACCGCCGCGACCGGATTCTCCGGCAAGGGCAAGGCGCTCGGCCTGAAGCACCTGCGCCGCACCGCGCTGGGTTCGGACCTGGTCCGCGCCGGACGCAAGCTCGACCGCGTCGAGGCCGAGGCGCTGATGCGCCAGATCGCCGCCGATCCGAACGTCGAGTACGTCGAGCCGAACGCGCGCATGTATCCGCTGGGTACCCCGAACGACACCCGCTTCGGCGAGCAGTGGGGCTACACCGACGCCGACGCCGGCATCAACGCCACCACCGCCTGGGACATCAGCACCGGCACCGGCGTAGTCGTGGCGGTGATCGATACCGGCATCACCAGCCACAGCGACCTCAACGCCAACATCCTGCCCGGCTACGACTTCGTCAGCGACGCCACCGCCGCGCGCGACGGCAACGGCCGCGATTCCAACCCGGCCGACGAAGGCGACTGGTTCAACGCCGGCGAATGCGGCCGCACCTACGACAGCCCGTCGAGCTGGCACGGCACCCACGTCGCCGGCACCGTCGCGGCGGTGACCAACAACGCCAAGGGCGTGGCCGGCACCGCCTACAACGCCAAGGTCGTGCCCGTGCGCGTGCTGGCCAAGTGCGGCGGCTCGCTGGCCGACATCGCCGATGCCATCACCTGGGCCTCCGGCGGCAGCGTGTCCGGCGTGCCGGCCAATGCCAACCCGGCCGAAGTGATCAACATGAGCCTGGGCGGCAGCGGCACCTGCGGTTCGACCTACCAGGCCGCGATCGACGGCGCCGTTTCGCGCGGCACCACCGTGGTCGTCGCCGCCGGCAACAACAACGGCAACGCCTCCAATGCGCGTCCGGCCAACTGCAACAGCGTGATCACGGTCGGTGCGGTCGACAGCGCCGGCGCGCGCTCGGTGTGGAGCAGCACGCAGAAGTCGAACTACGGCAGCGTGGTCGACATCGCCGCGCCGGGCTCGAACATCCTGTCCACGCTCAACGCCGGCAGCACCACCCCGGGCGCGGAAAGCTACGCCTCCTACGGCGGCACCTCGATGGCGACGCCGCACGTCGCCGGCGTGGTCGCGCTGCTGCAGGCCGCCTCGGCCACGCCGAAGACCCCGGCGCAGATCGAGACCATCCTCAAGAACACCGCGCGGCCGTTCCCGCAGACCCCGGACCAGCCGATCGGCGTGGGCATCGTCAACGCCAAGGCGGCGCTGGATTCGCTCGGCGGCGGCGGTACCCCGGGCGCGCAGACCTACACCAACGGCACCGACTACACGATCAACGACAACGCCACCGTCGACAGCCCGATCGCGGTGTCCGGCCGGACCGGCAACGCGCCGAGCAACGCCTCGGTGTCGGTGACCATCTACCACACCTACAAGGGCGACCTGAAGGTTGACCTGGTCGCTCCGGACGGCTCGATCTACAACCTGCACAACCGCACCGGTTCCTCGACCGACAACGTCATCGGCACCTACACCGTGAACCTGTCGAGCGAACCGCTCAACGGCACCTGGAAGCTGCGGGTCAACGACAACGCGGCGCAGGACACCGGCCGCATCGACACCTGGAGCGTCACCTTCTGA
- a CDS encoding S8 family serine peptidase, producing the protein MSVRSNRIHVLAAATALVLASTAAGSAFAAERVNLSGLQTAAKFDRFIVKYRDGSVERSSTANVQRALSTAASASGAKAKGAALGLKHLRRTAIGADVVRADRALDRAEAESLMRQIAADPNVDFVEVDVRRHRLLTPNDTHYGVQYGFNGANGGIRADQAWDVATGTGAVVAVLDTGITPHTDLNANILPGYDFITDTFVSRDGNGRDSNPNDEGDWNNETECDQPGYDVGASDSSWHGTHVAGTVAAVTNNAKGVAGTAFNAKVVPVRVLGRCGGYDSDISDAIVWASGGTVSGVPANANPAEVINLSLGGGGACPSSYQNAINGAVGRGTTVVVAAGNESANVSTSTPANCANVIAVAATTSAGAKASYSNYGTGIDVSAPGDQIASTHNGGTTTQGAEQYVYMSGTSMASPHVAGVVALMQSAATTPKTPAEIESILKSTARALPGACSGGCGSGIINAKAAVDAVRGGTPGGGTQTYTNGTDVSIRDNATVESSIAVSGRSGNAPSTASISVTIYHTYKGDLKVDLVAPDGSLYNIHNRTGSSTDNVIGTFTKNLSTEALNGTWKLRVNDNAGGDVGRIDTWSITF; encoded by the coding sequence ATGTCCGTCCGTTCCAACCGCATCCATGTCCTCGCCGCCGCCACCGCCCTGGTGCTGGCGTCGACCGCCGCCGGCTCGGCCTTCGCTGCCGAGCGCGTCAACCTCAGCGGCCTGCAGACCGCCGCCAAGTTCGACCGTTTCATCGTCAAGTACCGCGACGGCAGCGTCGAGCGCAGCAGCACCGCCAACGTGCAGCGCGCGCTGAGCACCGCCGCCAGCGCCTCCGGCGCCAAGGCCAAGGGCGCCGCGCTGGGCCTCAAGCACCTGCGCCGCACCGCGATCGGCGCCGACGTGGTCCGCGCCGACCGCGCCCTGGACCGCGCCGAAGCCGAATCGCTGATGCGCCAGATCGCCGCCGACCCGAACGTGGACTTCGTCGAAGTCGACGTGCGCCGCCACCGCCTGCTGACCCCGAACGACACCCACTACGGCGTCCAGTACGGCTTCAACGGCGCCAACGGCGGCATCCGCGCCGACCAGGCCTGGGACGTCGCCACCGGCACCGGCGCGGTGGTCGCGGTGCTCGACACCGGCATCACCCCGCACACCGATCTGAACGCCAACATCCTGCCGGGCTACGACTTCATCACCGACACCTTCGTCTCGCGCGACGGCAACGGCCGCGACTCCAACCCGAACGACGAAGGCGACTGGAACAACGAGACCGAGTGCGACCAGCCGGGCTACGACGTCGGCGCCAGCGATTCCAGCTGGCACGGCACCCACGTCGCCGGCACCGTCGCCGCGGTGACCAACAACGCCAAGGGCGTCGCCGGCACCGCGTTCAACGCCAAGGTCGTTCCGGTGCGCGTGCTCGGCCGCTGCGGCGGCTACGACTCCGACATCTCCGACGCGATCGTGTGGGCCTCCGGCGGCACCGTCTCCGGCGTGCCGGCCAACGCCAACCCGGCCGAGGTCATCAACCTCAGCCTCGGTGGCGGCGGCGCTTGCCCGAGCAGCTACCAGAACGCGATCAACGGCGCGGTCGGCCGCGGCACCACCGTGGTGGTGGCCGCCGGCAACGAAAGCGCCAACGTCTCGACCTCGACCCCGGCCAACTGTGCCAACGTGATCGCGGTCGCCGCGACCACCTCGGCCGGCGCCAAGGCCAGCTACTCCAACTACGGCACCGGCATCGACGTCTCGGCGCCGGGCGACCAGATCGCCTCGACCCACAACGGCGGCACCACCACCCAGGGCGCCGAGCAGTACGTGTACATGAGCGGCACCTCGATGGCCTCGCCGCACGTGGCCGGCGTGGTCGCGCTGATGCAGTCGGCGGCGACCACGCCGAAGACCCCGGCCGAGATCGAGAGCATCCTCAAGAGCACCGCGCGCGCGCTGCCGGGCGCCTGCTCGGGCGGTTGCGGTTCGGGCATCATCAACGCCAAGGCCGCGGTCGACGCGGTGCGCGGCGGCACCCCGGGCGGCGGCACCCAGACCTACACCAACGGCACCGACGTCAGCATCCGCGACAACGCCACGGTGGAGAGCTCGATCGCCGTGTCCGGCCGCAGCGGCAACGCGCCGAGCACCGCCAGCATCTCGGTGACGATCTACCACACCTACAAGGGCGACCTGAAGGTGGACCTGGTCGCGCCGGACGGCTCGCTGTACAACATCCACAACCGCACCGGCTCCTCGACCGACAACGTCATCGGCACCTTCACCAAGAACCTGTCGACCGAAGCGCTGAACGGCACCTGGAAGCTACGCGTGAACGACAACGCCGGCGGCGACGTCGGCCGCATCGATACCTGGAGCATCACGTTCTAA